Part of the Pirellulales bacterium genome is shown below.
AGTTTCTCGACGACGGCACGACGGTGCGCGTGCGCACCTATTCGCCGTTTCTCGACTTGGCCCGCACCGACCCGGCTAACTCGTTCACGTTCCGCCTGTCGCCCCTGCCGGCGCCTGAGTACTCGGCAGCCGACTTCAACCAGGACGGTGCAGTCGACGGCGCCGACCTGACGATTTGGCAAGAACGCTTCGCCGCGACCGGCGTCCCTGGGAGCCAACAGGGAGACGCGACGGGCGACGGATCCGTCGACGGCAGCGACTTTCTCGCTTGGCAGCGCCTCGCCGCCCCGGCCGCCGCCTCCGCGGCATCCCTCCCTGTACCTACCCCCGCCGCGCTGCAATTGGCCGCGATCGGAATGACGTTGTTGCGATGCAGGCGAATCCGTACCGCCGTTGCGGCAGCGCCGCACGATGACGATCGTCATCGCGACCTACGCTGACGCGTCGCTGCGTGGCCCAGAGACCTGTTCGCCGCCACAGATCGGGACTGACGTCCTGCGACCTCCTTTGCGCCATGGCGCCTTTGCGCAAGAATGCTTCTCCGACGCCAATCGTCTCGCAGGAATTGAAGGGCAACCATGTCCCCGCTCGTCATTCGCTCCCTCGGCGCGGCATTCGATCTGGTCGGAACGGCCCCCAAGACGGTTTGCGAACTGTCGCTCGCCGAGATTCGCCGCTTGCCCGTGCGGCAAGGCAACCGCGACGCGTCGCTGGGCGATTTGTGCGACGTCTCCGGCGACCCCCGGAGCATGCGCTGGCGCCTGGAGGGAGATTGGTCGCGCGTCACGGGCGTCGGCGCCGGGATGGCGGCCGGCGAGATCGTCGTGGCCGGCGCAGTCGGTCGGCACGCCGGCGAGGGGATGACCGGAGGGATGCTCGCGATCGACGGCGACGCAGGGGACTGGCTCGGCGCCGAGATGCGCGGAGGAATCGTCCGCGTCGCGGGCAACGCCGGCGACCATGTCGGCGGCGCGCTCGCGGGGAGCCGCCGCGGCATGGCCGGGGGAGCGATCCTCGTCGCCGGGAACGTCGGCGACTTCGCCGGCGAGCGGATGCGACGCGGGCTCGTGGCCGTCGGCGGC
Proteins encoded:
- a CDS encoding formylmethanofuran dehydrogenase subunit C, giving the protein MSPLVIRSLGAAFDLVGTAPKTVCELSLAEIRRLPVRQGNRDASLGDLCDVSGDPRSMRWRLEGDWSRVTGVGAGMAAGEIVVAGAVGRHAGEGMTGGMLAIDGDAGDWLGAEMRGGIVRVAGNAGDHVGGALAGSRRGMAGGAILVAGNVGDFAGERMRRGLVAVGGDTGDWLACGMHAGTVIVWGACGAHLAAEMIRGTVAALGPTPSLGATFRAGSTAVWPMLPLLRRELESLGFAKTLPLDPLQIVHGDFLRGGRGEVLLAA